The genomic DNA CGACGTCGTACGTCGTCGCTGCGCACTCGGCGCCGGTCGGGTCGAGGTCCGCGGCGGGAGCTGCAGAGTCGATCTGCTCGCCGATGGTGGCGGGGCGTTCGTAGGTGATGTGCATGAGGGGCGTTCCTCTCTAGGCTTCGTGGCCGGGTGCACGCTTGGTCGGCGGTCGCACCCTGTGGGAAAGGGGGCCGCGTCGCCGTCGCTATCGGCGGCGCGGCCCGCCCGGCTACTGGTGGGCCGGGGTGGGGGTGAGGTCGACGCGTTCGAGAACGAACCGGACCGCGGACCATGCCGACAGGTTCGGGTGCGCCCACCCGCGGCCGCCGGCGCTGAAGTCCTCGGCGCGGCCGTCGGTGAGGTCGTGGTGGCCGTTGAGGGTGCCGTGCTCGTCGCAGATGACGAGGTGCCGCATGCTGCTGTCCTCGCGGATCACCCGCTGTGCGGCCAGGTGGCCCGCGGGCGAGTAGTTGCGGGCACAGCTGTATCGGACTTCGGTCGGCAGCTGGTCGACTTCGCCCGCGACGAGGGTGGTCACGTGTTCGTCGTAGGAGTCGGTCTGGCCGTTGAACGATCGTCCCTGGAACTTTCGCGTGATGGCGTCGACCTGTAGCCAGGTGGGGCCGTCGTCGTAGGTGACGTTGATCCACGCGGCCGCGGTGCCGGTGGCGCAACGAACGGAGAACTTCACGCCGGGGAACGTGGTCCGCAGCTCCTTGCGGAGCAGCGCGGCGACGTCCTTGGTCGGGATGATGGTGCTGGTCATGGGGTGCCCCTCACTGGGTGTGATCGGTGATGATGGGTGGAGCGGGAGGGGGCAATTACGACTTGTCCCCTCCCGCGTTGGATCACTCCGCGGGTGGCGTGTAGGTGATCGTGTCGACGAACGTGGCGAGTTCGATGCCCTCCAGGACGGCCGTGTTCGTGAGCGTCCAGCCCAACGACGCGGCGGTCTTGAGTTCCGCGGATCGCTCTCGCAGAGCCGCCGTCCTCGCTTCCGTTGCGTCGTCCGCCTTGCTAACTGCGGTGACAATGGTTTCGATCTGATATCGCATTTGTTCTTCCTCTCCCTCTCGTTTTTTTGCCGTGAAGGCGACTTGTCGCCGCTAGGACGGGAGGGTGTAGTGCAACCCGAAGGGCGGAGGGGGAGAGAATTTCGGCGC from Curtobacterium flaccumfaciens pv. betae includes the following:
- a CDS encoding LPD29 domain-containing protein, with the protein product MTSTIIPTKDVAALLRKELRTTFPGVKFSVRCATGTAAAWINVTYDDGPTWLQVDAITRKFQGRSFNGQTDSYDEHVTTLVAGEVDQLPTEVRYSCARNYSPAGHLAAQRVIREDSSMRHLVICDEHGTLNGHHDLTDGRAEDFSAGGRGWAHPNLSAWSAVRFVLERVDLTPTPAHQ